One window from the genome of Faecalibacterium sp. HTF-F encodes:
- a CDS encoding TIGR04086 family membrane protein, whose protein sequence is MSEKKFSPAELRFLFLAGGTAFIVTAVCLAAMAAWMVAQKCPGTAAEPLAAAAVGVGSFCGGWVAAFCKKERGLICGLVQGVFYAALLCVLSIPSGAITESGAQMRFAIVILCGSIGGFLGMKSRESKRRS, encoded by the coding sequence ATGTCTGAGAAAAAGTTTTCCCCGGCGGAACTCCGTTTTCTCTTTCTGGCAGGTGGGACTGCCTTTATAGTAACGGCGGTATGTCTGGCAGCAATGGCCGCATGGATGGTCGCTCAAAAATGTCCGGGTACAGCCGCCGAACCTCTTGCCGCAGCTGCCGTTGGTGTCGGAAGCTTCTGCGGCGGCTGGGTAGCAGCATTCTGTAAAAAAGAGCGCGGGCTGATTTGCGGGCTTGTGCAGGGCGTGTTTTATGCCGCACTGCTCTGTGTGCTCAGCATCCCATCCGGAGCTATCACCGAAAGTGGTGCACAGATGCGCTTTGCAATCGTGATCTTGTGCGGCAGCATCGGAGGCTTTCTTGGTATGAAGAGCCGTGAGAGCAAGCGCCGCAGCTGA
- the yajC gene encoding preprotein translocase subunit YajC codes for MQFLTTTSEGYISLFFTLALMLVLLYFMIYRPQKKQEKKDAAMRSSLEIGDQVTTIGGVIGRVVAIKDDTFVLETGADRVKIRFTKTAISAVEKLNMDKADKK; via the coding sequence ATGCAATTTCTGACTACTACGTCCGAAGGCTACATCAGCCTGTTCTTCACACTGGCTCTGATGCTGGTCCTGCTGTACTTCATGATCTATCGTCCCCAGAAGAAGCAGGAGAAGAAGGACGCTGCAATGCGCAGCAGTCTGGAGATCGGCGATCAGGTCACGACCATCGGCGGCGTCATTGGCCGTGTGGTTGCAATCAAGGACGATACCTTTGTTCTTGAGACCGGTGCCGACCGTGTGAAGATCCGCTTTACCAAGACTGCAATTTCTGCAGTTGAAAAGCTGAACATGGACAAGGCTGACAAGAAGTAA
- the tgt gene encoding tRNA guanosine(34) transglycosylase Tgt, with product MPSLTTYKLLKQEHDARRGEFKTVHGTVQTPAFQNVATAGAIKGGLSAHDLKEIGAQVMLCNTYHLHLRPGDRVVADMGGLHKFTRWNGPILTDSGGFQVFSLAKLRKITEEGVTFASHLDGHRIFMGPEESMQIQANLGSTIAMAFDECVENPAQHDYSKASCERTTRWLKRCKDEMARLKHEGISVNPDQLLFGINQGCTFADLRVEHMKQIADLDLDGYAIGGLAVGEPTEVMYEMISQVEPHMPKDKIRYLMGVGTPGNIIEAVARGVDLFDCVMPSRNARHGHLNTWGGIINIKNAKYERDERPIDPACGCPVCRSYSRAYIRHLFKAEEILGMRLAVMHNLWFYNHLMERIRDELDAGTFTAFHDNYVKLLDTRI from the coding sequence ATGCCTTCTTTGACGACCTACAAGCTGCTCAAGCAGGAACATGACGCCCGGCGGGGCGAGTTCAAGACCGTGCATGGCACGGTGCAGACGCCCGCTTTTCAGAACGTGGCTACTGCCGGTGCTATCAAGGGCGGCCTTTCGGCCCATGACCTTAAGGAGATCGGTGCGCAGGTGATGTTGTGCAATACTTATCATCTTCACCTTCGTCCCGGCGACAGGGTGGTGGCAGACATGGGCGGTCTGCACAAGTTCACCCGCTGGAACGGCCCCATCCTGACTGACAGTGGTGGATTTCAGGTATTCAGTCTGGCCAAGCTGCGCAAGATCACCGAAGAGGGGGTGACCTTCGCCTCTCATCTGGACGGCCACCGCATCTTTATGGGCCCGGAAGAGAGTATGCAGATTCAGGCAAACCTTGGCTCTACCATCGCCATGGCCTTTGATGAATGCGTGGAAAACCCCGCCCAGCACGATTACTCCAAAGCCAGCTGTGAACGCACGACCCGCTGGCTGAAGCGCTGCAAGGATGAAATGGCCCGCCTGAAGCATGAGGGCATCTCCGTAAATCCCGATCAGCTTCTGTTCGGCATCAATCAGGGCTGCACCTTTGCGGATCTGCGTGTAGAGCACATGAAGCAGATCGCAGACCTTGATCTGGACGGCTACGCCATCGGCGGTCTGGCTGTAGGCGAGCCTACCGAAGTGATGTACGAAATGATCAGTCAGGTGGAGCCCCACATGCCCAAGGATAAGATCCGCTATCTGATGGGCGTGGGCACGCCGGGCAATATCATCGAGGCAGTTGCCCGCGGCGTGGATCTGTTTGACTGTGTAATGCCCAGCCGCAACGCACGGCATGGTCACCTGAACACCTGGGGCGGTATCATCAACATCAAGAATGCAAAGTATGAGCGTGATGAACGCCCCATCGATCCTGCTTGTGGCTGCCCGGTCTGCCGTAGCTATTCCCGCGCTTATATTCGTCACCTGTTCAAAGCAGAAGAGATCCTGGGAATGCGCCTTGCTGTCATGCACAACCTGTGGTTCTATAACCATCTGATGGAGCGCATCCGCGATGAACTGGATGCCGGTACCTTTACAGCCTTCCACGACAACTATGTAAAGCTTTTGGATACCCGAATTTGA